A stretch of DNA from Papio anubis isolate 15944 chromosome 4, Panubis1.0, whole genome shotgun sequence:
attttaaaGAAACACTTCCTATCAATTAAATATGTCTCATGACAGAATGGGAAGTAAGAAGAGCAGAAGCACTGAGTATGAAAAAGAACGGACCTGACAGAGACTCTGCCACTTCTTTTTACTGATTTCCTCATTTCTACTTCAGTATTCTCCCCATGACTCCACAGTTCTACAGCTGGCATTTCTCACTGGTAAAATAGAGGGATTTCTGAACTGACAAAAGAGGTATCAGTGACTTGGGCCCATCTAGTTCTAACTACTTCTGATCCTGAATATCACTTTGTGGCAATTTTACCTTAATAACTATGGTACCCTACTTAAGAAATCCCTCTGACAATATACATTGTTACTTGTCATTTAAAAGGCAACCTGTACCAGTACCTGGGATAAAACACCTAGTATTTAGGAGATTTAtagtttagaaatttttaaatcattgctTCAAACTTCACCACCCCATAAAATCAATTGATATTACTGATTGATATTAGATTTCAATAGCATATGGAAAGTTCTCAACGAATGTTAATTACTATTGCCACCATTATCATCAGAAAAGGCAAAGAACCTGAAGTTGTTCACTTAATTCCACTAACACTTATTCAGTGCTTTTAATGGATACAAGCACTTGAGGTATATCAGTGCTTACCTGATATTATTATCAGGTAATAATAGATTTTATTAGCTCCAAACAGTGGATGAGGCTGAGATTAAATGCATACAAAATCACAGAGTAAGTAAATACTAAAACCCATACTAAGTCCTTACCCTAAACTGAATTACCTAATTGCTCTAATTGCTCAATGCCACAACATATCCCAATGACTtgtaatgaatttaaaaagcaaaattatttggAAACGAATCAAGTGATCCCAATGTTTCTCAGCCTTTTTTGCCTCCTAATATACTTAAAAGTTATGATATTCTCCCATCAGTATCAATGGCTCATTACAGTAACAACTTTCACTCATATTCTTACCCAAATTGTTTCTGGGGCCTTACATGACTTAAAGTCATAATCCAAGTAAGAACTATTATCCCCACTGAGTAAACTGAGCACAGAGAGGTGAGGCAAATTGCCTGATGCTAGGACAGCAACTGTATAACAAGAAAAAGGATTTGGATCTAGGCAATCTGGTCCAGAGTTAGAATTCCATCATAGCAGTGATTTTTGGATGGGAAGCATTTCCTCTGCTCCTTAGAGATTAACAAGATAACAGCACAAAGAGGACTTAGGTTTCAGTGCTGGCTTTGTGACATATGAGTGTCTTTAATACTTTCTTGAtgctgtaaaattttatttattaaagaaaatagtgcctagcacacagaATTTCTGGAAAGATCATTTAAGATCTAAAGGCGCTCAATCATCAGGTACTCGTAAATATCAGTAGACTCCAACAGCACTAAAAAGAGATGCATCTCTGTATTAACAAAATAGCAGGCCGTCATCTCAAATGGTTTCAAGTTTCATTCAATCCTAGTCTATTTCATAAAGTTTACTTACACAATGATGTTATTAATAGGAATATGGATCAATTTCACAAAGAAGCCAATGAATCCCATTATAGCAAATCCTATTGCTGTTGCCATGGCAATCTTCTGGAATTCTGCATTTAAAAACACGAAATTCACATATTTTTTGCACTGTCACTGAAAGTATGGGAAAAAAACTATCAGCAACATAAATGAACTTAACTAGTATACATTTATCCTGTTAATAGAtacataacttaaaaataaaaaggtgaaacTGTTAATAGTAAACAAGTTGTTTGataggttttaaaatttccatgttTTGTTGATATTTAAGGAAACATAACAGTGCATGTCTGTGCCAGTGAGTTCATCAACaagtactaaaaatattttttcttcttagcaaATGACcagaaaataccaaaataaggacatggatgaaagaaatatacattatttttcttaagttttaaaacgtatcattgtaatttttattatatcgATTATACAGGCAGAAACATACCTTTTTTTGGTACATTATAAACAATGGGTCCAGTGCCTTTGCTATTATGATGAAGCCAAAAATAAGGCTTGAAAAATCAAgttcggctgggcacggtggctcatgtctgtaatatcagcacttgggaggccgaggcaagcagatcacgtgaggtcaggagtttaagttcggcctggccaacatggtgaaactctggctccactaaaaatacaaaaattagccaggcgtggtggcaggtgcctctaatcccagctactcaggaggttgaagcagaattgcttgaacccaggaggcggaggttgcagtgagctgagatcgcgtcactgcactccagcctgggcaatagagtgagacagTCTGAGTTGACcactattttataaaacattacaCTGGTAATGTTACCATTTTATGTTACTTCCTAAGAGAAGCTTTCCCTGATCTCCTGACTTGGTTAGTCCTCCTATTATGTGCTGTCAAACTTTCTTCTAGTTATCTTCCATAATACTTACCACAGAagtaattaaaaaacataattgcAAAAATTTGTTTATGACAGTCTTCCTTGATAGAGTCTAAGCTCCATGACAGCAAGGACTATTCCCTTTATTATATACTACATTACATACATGTCATATTCTCTATTATATTACCAGCTCCTAACTCAATGAATGAATACAAGTAGACAAATTGAACACATGAATCatgataaataacaaaattaactttCTAGTTTGGCAAAAACTAGATTGTTGGTTTCATGTTAAGGTTTTGTTCATTGGGGTGGGAGTTCAGTAGGGAGACTTCAAAGCttttccaaagagaaaatatgtaagatactaaaagtcataaaatattattaactaaaatgttACCTGGAACATAAGGCTGTGATAAATAATCTTACaccatttgaaaatacataaaataaaaatttagacaaGAGTAAAAAATTTAGGAAGTGACAATGTTAAAAAGCCATCGAGCAGtatcaatcaataaaaatgttGGCGAAAGTAATGCAATGGCTGTTAATCAAGAAGATGTTAATCAAACAAAAGGCTCAGAAAATgcaaagatttaattttttttctcatagtcaAGCAATTACCTTTTCTATCAGGTTTAGTGCATCTTTTAACCAGCCGAATGGAGTCCTTTACAAACTGCCGACTTGGCTCAACAAACTGCATTACCTGATCCATGACTGCctgtttaaaataaacaaagatactCACTGGTATTGGTTACCATATATTAAGCACTTACTCATTGATATCAAGATGTAAATGAGACCAGTCATTGAATTCACGTCTAACATGGGTCAATTCCACctcctaaaataaaacaaaaaacaaactccaaagcctaaattgatattatttttgtaaatttcagTTAATTATCAGATCAAAGGCAATAAGAAAAGCACAGATCTTACTCATGATATCTTCACTGACAAAGAACAGCACACGCAATATAAAAAGCCTATCTCTATTAAGAGGTTAAAAAAGGTTAAGCAATTGATAACACATCCATTCCTTCTCTGACTCTGCAGTCCCATCCATTTCTCATTCTACAGTCCCCTCACCGCTCCTAAGGAACCATCAATGTTGAGATCCAACAATtactttccatattttattttaaactatgcAGAAGGCAGTGTCTTGTACAGTGAATGCCAACTATGGTGCTGCAAGAGCCTAGAATGGAGGCAAACGTGAATTTCAACCTTGATTTTTCTAAAACGTGCCAATACAACACACTTTTCTAAAGTACAAGGAATAGCTAAAGCAAGACGCAAATTCTGAGAAGCTAATAGCTAAATTCCAAACTTTTCGATTTGAACACATCTTTTAAGGAAACAGGgctatatattttactatatatattctttggagGAATCTATTACCCAACAGAAATGCCATCCGATGTTAGCTTTGAGAGCCACTGCTTTAGAAAGTAAAGAGATCAAAGTGTTACTTGTATTTTCCTCCATTTCCAGTACTCAGAACAGTGGCCAGGTGGTAGTTCAAATCACTGGCTATGGAATGTAAACCTCTgtaagccccagtttcctcacttAATGTAGGCTGTGGACAACGAAATGAATTAACGTCAATGAAACACCAGGACTTCTGCAACGTTCTGGGGGCAAAAACACAGTAATGTCTGTTTTCTCAGTATTTCACTTAACTTTGCTCTTGAAATCCAAAGGGCTTAAACTTTTTGTAATCATAGTTATCATGAAAGAAGCTAAGAATTCTTTATCCAGAAAAATGCACGCTACACAAAATACCGCACTCAATGTCAGGGGTAGAGACCCAAAAACCAACTATGATCTCTCGAACTAGATTCTAGACCACTGCTCTCACTTTAAACTACGGGAGCGGCGGCAGGGCCAGAGCTGAGTACAGCCTTTCCCAGACAAGACTCCACACCCGCACACAGAGCCAACCCCGAAGGTATCGGGCAGCAGGACATCATCTTTGGCTGCAGCACAAAAGACGCCGGGGCAGGACGCCAAGCCCTGGAACCCCGCGAGCCGGCGACCCCGCGAGCCGGGAGCCCGCGGCCCTGGGTCTGCCTTCCGGCAGAGGCCGAGTTGGTGGGATGTCGGCGGCCAGACCCCGGCCCCAGACTTGAGCCAAGGGACCAGTCATCGCCCGCCCGCGACGGCCGCCCGGGGAGACACGCCGGCTCGCCCACGCCCGCTGCCCCAGCGAGTCGCAAAGGCGTGGCCGCCCGGTTCGCCCGTACCTACTGGAGGGAAGAAACTCACCTGCCCAACCGACACCTAAAATGCTAGGGACACGTAGCACTGGAGCGGACTGATGGAGGCCCACCGGAACCGGAATCCGGGTTTCTGCCAACAGCCCGCCCACTCCTCCGTCCTATTGGTTCCTTACGCGAAACCTCAGTACGCAATCGCAGCGCGACGTGCGTCCCGGCCACGCTTCCCGGAAGAGATGCGTTGCGGAGCTCGTTGTTGGGGCGTTGGTTTTCTTTAGGAGTGTGACTTTAGCGTCAGCCATTTTTTTCCCGGCTGGGTCCAGGGTTATCCCACCAGCCCTACCTCAAACCACTGGCATCCACAGCACGAGCCCCAGCGGCCTTGCGCGGTGCTTGCTCTCTGGTAGCGGCTGACTAGGTAAATCctaagttgtgttttttttttcctgcggTCCAGCTTGTTGTGTGCCCTTACGGTACAtactttttgtatgtatataatgtTGGTCGAAATGAAGCTTATGAGCAATACAACGTTATGGCCTAATTCAAAATAGTATCACCACCCTAAACTTTGACTTTGGCTGTCATTCACGGTAATGAATGCCGCTGTAATTGAGGCCGTACTTTGTCAAACGCTAGGTTTGGTTACGGGAGTGGTCATAACGTACACACAGCTCCCCACTTATACACAAGGATGCATTCCAGGACTCCCCCGCCCCCCGGGGCTGAAACcgtcagtagagacggggtttcaccatattggccaggctgggcttgaacttgtgacctcgcgatccaccctcctcggcctcccaaagtggtgggattacggacgtgagccaccgcacccggccatatttCCTTTTAGCAATGGAGCATAACTGGATCTGAGGAACAATATAACTCTGGAACAGCTGATAGAGCATTAAGAGGTGTTACAACTCTCAGTGCTTCTTAAACTTCAGTAACTGAAATCTCCTGTTAAGTTTTTTAGTAAATGAAATTTGTAACCCCAGAACCTCCAGATACTGATTCGGTGGGTCAGGGTTAGAGGCCACACACCTCCCTATATGTGACTGTAGGTGGTCTGTACACACTACATATACCTTACCTTAGCCTTAAGAGTCACTTTTAAATTCTGAACGGACTGAGATGCGTTTGACTAGTTCTTCCTCCCTAGGACTTCAGCCCATGTATCATCTGTTTAGAGGCCAATAGTGACCATCTAAGGCAATCCTGTCTATCTCatgctcttttttcctttttcacaataccCTCTTCATTCGCTGCATAGCATttgtattaatatgtatttatttactccTCGGTCTATCTCCCTACACTGTAAATCCCCTTACTAGACCATAAGGTCCAAGTGGGTATAGCGTATCTGGGTTACTCACAGCACCTAGTAAA
This window harbors:
- the SEC61G gene encoding protein transport protein Sec61 subunit gamma, giving the protein MDQVMQFVEPSRQFVKDSIRLVKRCTKPDRKEFQKIAMATAIGFAIMGFIGFFVKLIHIPINNIIVGG